A genomic region of Papaver somniferum cultivar HN1 chromosome 7, ASM357369v1, whole genome shotgun sequence contains the following coding sequences:
- the LOC113298985 gene encoding uncharacterized protein LOC113298985 isoform X2, which yields MGDHEHWAQPSGVMPNGLLPDTVCSVTRSLDAERWSIAEKRTEELINYIQPNKPSEERRNAVADYVQRLILKCFSCKVFMFGSVPLKTYLPDGDIDLTAFSENETLKDTWANEVRYILETEEKSETAEFRVKEVQYIQAEVKIIKCLVENIVVDISFNQLGGLCTLCFLEEVDYLITKSHIFKRSIILIKAWCYYESRILGAHHGLISTYALETLVLYIFHVFNNSFAGPLEVLYRFLEFFSNFDWDHFCVSLWGPVPICRLADMTVQRMAAEPPRRDTEDLLLSKLFDACSSVYSVGGQDNQGQPFVSKHFNVIDPLRINNNLGRSVSKGNFFRIRSAFAFGAKRLARLLDCPKENVMSEVNLFFMNTWGRHGSRHRPDAPGADLVCLQPSIPDHVIGSENLKHPVSSKKKIEESPGSQAPERVSRTSNFSATSRTGRKRISNLNTSRVTEHLAKNVNPGEAAGHRKIIPNYLADEVQNTFHFVRAHSSPELTDASTEVSRGRHNKVPEMGRKQSTRKAEYTRRKNLEVPGTHSAKCVTEDSSTLRSIPSLRSLDIAGENKNYEEVGFGSTGEELASVADTRKMCQEAQNMVNMMASTRLHGPPSRMQYPMNLASPHLPRPVSPSALASVGYARRNLMGMIPADMPLADPLQGSTSFPQTKVSSPSSRYFPIVELASNQVMEPNFENSGLTEVKQIESSHRFWQDQDAASSVRGLGADDGAFQVVQSDDSMSHNFVPLTRVSSSGSSIGKGRHKFAKESKNRNVSHQKKCDRGNEAHSPDRYVSMRSLPTSEPGSSRSKTSSESSWDGLSAKVSKSSKDKRGRRITPSVDSCTAYDKDKNRSYDDASVDNSSSQADEDNKDWIQQTEMVERRSVASLHSQTHQLPSYETSSMSGSDSMIPLSPMLVGTGSRQSTMENPAMVPFAFYLAGPPVPFLTMLPMYNVPIGTETSERSTSNLEGEEGSDDHSHTNQSDQNFDSVESRGQSEIFSTRDSSRNGSLTEHPEEHKSDILKSDFTSHWGNLQFARLCQNTRYQGPLIYPSPAMVPPMYLQGHFPWDGPGRPISPNGNLLTQFTSYGPRLVPVSQFQPGSQRSNGVYQCYGDESPRYRGGTGTYLPSRKVPFRERQSSSIRNHKLNNDNYDCDEHHKESEGTWNMGFRQRTAGRNNGLGDKPSTRLDRLAANENQADYRTFDSYRHESFSSYQTQNGSFRSPTSIRSNNGIYPMFACRAC from the exons ATGGGCGATCATGAGCACTGGGCACAGCCTAGTGGTGTTATGCCCAATGGCCTTCTGCCCGATACAGTTTGTTCGGTGACTAGATCCCTTGATGCAGAAAGATGGTCCATTGCTGAAAAGAGAACCGAAGAATTAATTAATTACATTCAACCCAACAAGCCCTCTGAAGAACGCAGAAATGCTGTTGCAGACTATGTTCAGAGGCTTATCTTGAAGTGCTTCTCCTGCAAG GTTTTTATGTTTGGGTCTGTCCCTCTTAAGACCTACTTACCAGATGGGGACATTGACCTGACAGCATTCAGTGAGAATGAAACTTTGAAGGATACTTGGGCTAATGAGGTCCGTTATATACTCGAGACTGAAGAAAAGAGTGAGACGGCTGAATTTCGTGTGAAAGAGGTGCAATACATACAGGCAGAA GTGAAGATAATCAAGTGTCTTGTAGAAAATATTGTAGTAGACATATCCTTTAACCAGCTTGGCGGGCTGTGCACTCTTTGTTTTCTTGAGGAG GTTGACTATTTAATTACGAAAAGTCATATATTCAAGCGCAGCATCATTCTGATAAAAGCTTGGTGTTACTATGAGAGTCGTATATTGGGAGCTCATCATGGACTTATTTCTACTTATGCACTTGAAACATTAGTTCTCTACATATTTCATGTCTTCAACAATTCCTTCGCAGGACCACTTGAG GTCCTTTACCGGTTTCTAGAGTTTTTCAGTAACTTTGACTGGGACCATTTTTGTGTTAGCCTTTGGGGTCCAGTTCCAATTTGTAGACTTGCGGATATGACAG TGCAACGTATGGCAGCGGAACCTCCTCGAAGGGATACTGAAGACTTGTTGCTCAGTAAATTATTTGATGCTTGTAGTTCTGTATACTCTGTGGGCGGTCAAGATAATCAGGGTCAACCCTTTGTATCTAAACATTTCAACGTTATTGATCCTCTACGAATAAACAACAACCTTGGACGAAGTGTTAGTAAAG GTAATTTTTTTAGGATTCGTAGTGCCTTCGCGTTTGGAGCGAAAAGGTTGGCCAGACTTCTCGACTGCCCGAAAGAGAACGTAATGTCTGAAGTAAATCTGTTCTTTATGAACACATGGGGTAGACATGGTAGTCGGCACCGCCCTGATGCACCTGGTGCTGATTTGGTTTGCTTGCAACCATCAATTCCTGATCATGTAATTGGATCTGAGAATTTAAAACATCCTGTGAGCAGCAAGAAAAAGATCGAGGAGTCTCCTGGCAGTCAAGCCCCAGAAAGAGTATCTAGGACCAGTAACTTTTCTGCAACTTCTCGTACTGGTCGGAAAAGAATTTCTAATCTAAACACTTCCAGGGTGACTGAGCATTTGGCGAAGAATGTTAACCCTGGTGAAGCTGCGGGTCACCGAAAGATTATACCAAATTACTTGGCGGATGAGGTGCAAAACACATTCCATTTTGTGAGGGCACATTCTAGTCCTGAGCTAACAGACGCATCAACTGAGGTTTCCAGAGGAAGACATAACAAGGTGCCAGAAATGGGGAGAAAACAGAGTACTCGGAAGGCAGAATATACAAGGAGAAAGAATCTGGAAGTTCCAGGGACTCATAGCGCTAAATGTGTAACTGAAGATTCCTCAACTTTGAGGAGCATCCCATCTCTTCGAAGCCTTGATATTGCTGGTGAAAACAAGAATTATGAGGAAGTTGGTTTTGGTTCCACTGGAGAAGAGCTTGCTTCTGTAGCTGATACGAGGAAGATGTGTCAGGAGGCGCAAAACATGGTGAACATGATGGCATCAACCAGATTACATGGTCCTCCCAGCCGTATGCAGTATCCTATGAATTTAGCTTCTCCACACTTACCTCGTCCAGTTTCACCTTCTGCTCTGGCATCAGTTGGTTATGCTCGTAGGAATTTGATGGGTATGATTCCAGCAGATATGCCTTTGGCTGACCCTCTTCAGGGCAGTACCTCATTTCCTCAAACTAAGGTGTCATCGCCATCTTCGAGATACTTCCCTATAGTTGAGTTAGCGTCAAATCAAGTTATggaaccaaattttgaaaattcaGGATTGACCGAAGTCAAACAGATTGAAAGTTCTCACCGTTTCTGGCAGGATCAAGATGCTGCTAGTTCTGTTAGAGGTTTGGGTGCAGATGATGGAGCTTTCCAGGTAGTGCAGTCTGATGACTCAATGTCGCATAACTTTGTTCCTTTAACTCGAGTGAGTAGCTCTGGCAGTTCAATAGGGAAAGGTCGCCACAAGTTTGCTAAAGAAAGCAAAAATCGAAATGTTTCTCACCAGAAAAAGTGTGATAGAGGAAATGAGGCTCATAGCCCTGATAGATATGTGAGTATGAGATCCTTACCTACTTCAGAACCAGGTTCCTCAAGAAGCAAAACATCTTCTGAAAGTTCCTGGGATGGATTATCTGCCAAAGTCTCTAAATCATCTAAGGATAAACGGGGAAGAAGAATCACTCCTTCTGTAGATTCGTGCACCGCATATGATAAAGACAAAAACAGGTCGTATGATGATGCGTCAGTAGATAACAGTTCTTCACAGGcagatgaagacaacaaagactgGATTCAACAAACTGAAATGGTTGAAAGAAGATCAGTGGCTTCTTTGCATTCTCAGACCCACCAACTGCCTAGCTATGAAACATCAAGTATGAGTGGATCGGACTCGATGATACCTTTATCTCCTATGCTTGTGGGTACTGGTTCACGGCAAAGTACAATGGAAAATCCAGCGATGGTACCCTTTGCATTTTATCTTGCAGGCCCCCCTGTTCCATTCCTAACAATGCTTCCTATGTACAATGTGCCTATAGGGACTGAAACTAGTGAAAGATCCACTAGCAATTTAGAGGGGGAGGAGGGATCAGATGATCATAGTCATACAAACCAGTCAGACCAGAACTTTGACTCTGTAGAGTCCCGTGGTCAGTCCGAGATTTTCAGTACCCGTGATTCAAGTAGGAATGGTTCTTTAACGGAACATCCCGAGGAGCACAAATCTGACATTCTGAAAAGTGACTTTACTAGTCATTGGGGAAATCTTCAGTTTGCACGGTTGTGTCAAAATACAAGGTATCAAGGTCCTTTGATTTATCCTTCCCCCGCTATGGTACCACCAATGTATTTACAGGGTCATTTCCCCTGGGATGGTCCGGGAAGACCTATTTCGCCTAATGGAAACCTTCTCACTCAGTTTACAAGTTATGGCCCTCGTCTCGTTCCCGTTTCTCAGTTTCAACCTGGTTCTCAAAGATCAAATGGTGTTTATCAGTGTTATGGTGATGAAAGCCCTAGATACCGTGGGGGAACTGGAACCTACCTGCCAAGTCGT AAGGTTCCTTTCAGGGAACGACAATCGTCAAGTATTCGAAACCATAAATTGAACAATGACAATTATGACTGCGATGAGCACCACAAAGAAAGTGAGGGAACTTGGAATATGGGATTTAGACAGCGAACTGCTGGGCGAAATAATGGTCTCGGTGATAAGCCTAGCACAAGGTTAGATCGCTTGGCAGCAAATGAGAACCAAGCTGATTATAGAACGTTTGACTCGTATAGGCATGAATCTTTCTCCTCATATCAGACCCAGAACGGTTCATTTCGCTCCCCAACTTCTATTCGTAGCAACAACGGCATTTACCCAATG TTCGCCTGCAGAGCGTGTTGA